The genomic DNA ATTTACAATCCATCTAGAGAAGAAATCATGCTTGCTAAACGGGGGCGGAAGGAGTATGGTCATGTGATTTTGGTCAAGAAACGAATTTGCCAGTTCTAGAGGCACAAGACTGTTACGGAACGGAATTTGGTAGGGGTGGTCTCATACGTGTAGCGATAACAGACGTCGTTCAGCAGTTTTATGTCTTTAATGAAGAAGAggacgaggaggaggaagaagaggaggagcaGGAAAAAGAAGAGGAGGACGAAAAAGAAGAcgaggaaaaagaaaacgagGAGCAGGAAAAAGAACAGgaggaggaaaaagaagagCGACAGgaaggacgaggaagaggaagggcCCCTTCCGAAGGGGAGATATTGGCAGCAACCCATGGTTCCACATTGCAGTGGTTATGTGTTGAAACTGGAAATGTCTTGGACACAGCTGAGAAAGCACACGAAGGTGATAGGCTATCTAATTTCTTCGATCAAAATCCTTATACTTGAAAATTCAAGCAAGTGATACTAAAATGTTAAACACTGTCGGTTGTATGTGTAGGGGATATCACATGCATATCTTGGGCACCCAAGGCTATCACAGTTGGTATGTCTCTGTCTGTATGTATGTTTGTATATTGTCCGTACAGAGTACAGTTGGGTTGTGGTCTGAATATTTGGTGGTGTTGTGTTGGTTCAGGAGAGAAAGGCCATGGTATTAGCGACATCAGGCGATGACAAAAAAGTGAAGCTGTGGGAAGCACCAAAGTCGCAATCTTTGTAAAGTTGCATACACATAGTCCCTTAATCACATGAGGAATAGTTAAACGGCGTATAAAACTTGCGAGAAAACTCTTAAAAAGGTTTTTGTCTGGAGTCCTCAAGTGTCTTTcaacttttgaattttgttatatttccaATCATCtattcaaaagaagaaaaaaacgagtaGGAGTGGCTTTGTAATTTGAGAACAGagttttcatcttttttcaTAATgagcaatttaaaaaaaacacacaacatcaAGAAATGTGATGGAGATCAAGAGGAGGTTCCCCCACAGAGAGGATACTAGaaatggatttgaatgaatCATGCGACAAACCGAGCGtgaaaaattgatgtttttggtAGTGGACTCTAATGAACGAAACTGGGCCAGAAGAAactgtttaaatatatatagattaaaccacctaaattatGGTTGTCAAATTATAGTATACtcatcaaattataaaaaataatagaattaaaaatatattttaaatacattgtaaataaaaatacaactataaaggaaattatatgaataaaaattttaattttaattattaaccaGCGGGGTCAAACAGTAGATATAGTAGGACTGGGCACGGGACGGGTACCCTTGaattttctcatactttttACCCGATCCGACCCTAAcgggtaataaaaaaaattactcgtaCTCAACCCTTAAATAACGGGTACCCAGAAAAACGGATACCcgaaaaaaatagttgaccctttAAATACCCGACCCTTTACCCTTACCCGGAAAAATGaatatccaataaaaaaattgtcaataatcgcaataataatttcatattccaaaatccgaaaaaggaaaaattcataaatatatgcAACATATAGgtccaaaaattagaaaattacaaacttaagTATTTCAAACTCGGCAATTGGGCATTCAGTTGGACTAAGTTGAACTTAGGCTTTAACTttaactctataatatatttataaattaataataaataataataatacaaaatattaaagggTTTTTATGGGTCGGGTAACAAAACGGGTAAAGGGACGAGTAACGGGAcgggtattgaaaactaaactaatatcCTATACTTGTTCCTTACTCAcgggtaatataattataataccctttactcgaccctaaagTTGCGGGTACCTTTTTCGAGACGGGTACGAGCCAAGTAACGGGTCGAATATGGGTCACGGGTATTAGTGCCTAAGATATACACAATAAgaattatacaatatattagacttttaaaattataaaatttacaaaatataaaatatagtagttacatatatagatacaataataattaaattattttatgcatccctaaacaaaaatataggTCCGCGGTGTAGCGCGAGTGaatatttagttaatattataaagtatagcataaaaaaagaatcaaataacaaaagaggTTCAAAGAAAACTTCTCTATAGGTTCAATTATGtcaaacttttctttcaaaaacgTCCCATAAATCCACTGCTATTACATTTCTTATAAATTCAAATACTCTTAAACATTGACCTAAGGCAAAAAAAACAGGTACTTAAACCTTTGGTTACCTACAAGCTCTAGGTCAGCAATTGTACCAGGATTTGCTTTCTTTATCTTGTAGATATACTTGGGGAGTTGCTCATAATCACTTTCATGAGAACCTCTTAATAACTCACGAGATTGCTCTAAAGCATCCCAAAGTTGGTGATAAGTTAGCGTTAAACCATAATTTTATAAGTAATGGTTTCTCCAAGTCACTTGGTTTCAGTCCATGGCTAATACCACCAAAAAGATTCAATATGAGTTGGCTTATAATTTTTGGTGCAATTGATcctaatgaaaaaattataatccaGAAATACTCTgttgtttcattttttgttgttactCGCTCCCTCCAAGAGCACCCATTATTTTTGCATacaataacaaattttttagTATCCGACTTAGATACTTTCCAGCCAAACTTATATTTTACTAGAAAGCATCCATAACCTTTGTTGTAATTCATACTTGCTATATATTGAATTTTCTTGAAAACCGGTTAGATTTTTTATACTTGTAGAATCAAGgaatgtaattttgttttatgggcTTAGTTACTTGCTAATCAAGGCCTGACGGTTATGTCCGAAAATTATAAGGTTAAAAGATAAATACGAATCGTACCTTAAGAAAAAACACGAATCGTACCTTGTTCAATCCTAAATCCCTAGATCTACAAAAATCCTTGTTAGCAGTCGTTCTTGTGAAATCAACCATGGACGAATCCGCCATCAAAGTAagtaatcttcttctctttatggATCTCCCTATTTGCTTACGCTCctctgattctctctctctctctctctgattctcTCTCTATTAGGTCTTCATATTTGAGGTAGTGGAGAGAACGtctgattagtttttttttttttttttttggtgtacaTTAGAGTCAGGAATCGCTGGAATTGAACGGTGAAAAACGGTAAATTTCattcatttgattttattattctttttttttgtttttttgggaaCCATGAGAGATGTTGTCATGTTAGCTGATAATAATATTATCTCCTGCAATCAAATTCTATTGTAGCCTGAGCACGATTTCCGTAGAGGGATATGAAACTATGTTTCATCATCAGTTTCGTCTCAGTCTCGCGTTGACAAAGCATTTCGCTAAATGCGGAAAGATCGCGCGTATGTTTCTTCCCAGAGACAGAAAGGGTATCCTCAGGAGTCCTGCCTTGATTTATTTTTGGGGAGAAGGTGCGAGAGACAAGGCATTGAAACTTAGTGGACGTGACCTGTAACCCAGCCGTTAAGCCTGTAACCCAGCCGGAAGAACCTGCGGAGTTAAGGAACTACCCCTTGGATCGAGAATTACGCAAGTAAGttgattaatatttattttaatctccTGCAATGCTTTTAGTATCTGTTCTTGTGATCATGCATGCTATTTATAATATTCTCTTCTTGTTAATTAGGCTGATTGTTAAGGTAGATGGTTTACCTTCTTCGGTGCGTGATATTGATTTCAAGATCGGGTTGTATGAACATTTCTCTTCATGTGGAGAGGTCACCAATGTTAATGTTATTCCCACAGTTAATTTGGTCGACGGATTCCCACAAGGTTGTTTTTCCCTTCTTACTTCTAATCCCCCAAATTGGTGAATATTTTTCCCAGCTCTCCCTCTCCCTCCCTGTCTCAAGTTATTAAATTCTAACTAAAGAATCGAATTTTCCAGAGATGCTTGGATTTCAATTATGGAAAAAGGATGTGTAGAGAAGGCGCTGGAACTAAGTGGACGTAACGCACAAGGATGGAATATAATAGTTGAGCATGTTGTCCCGCCAAGTGTCCTTAAAAGAAGGCGTACCGGCTGTGAACATCCATGTACGTAAATTTTGCTCtttcttcttggtttttttctttttttttttttttaatttataattttgtttccagCAACTCTTGCATAATTATAACCTCTCTCATTAATTCGTTGTTTATACTTTACATTAGCTATTGTACTTGCGAAGATGGAGAAGGCTAAGAtggagaaggctgagaagatggagaaggctaagaagatggagaaggctaagatggagaagatggagaaggctAAGATGGAAAAGATggagaaggggaagaaaaagaagaatactGCGGAGTAGAAAGCTCTCTCCTTAATTAGGACAAGACAAAAGctctttggtttttctttagtttgtgTGATACAATGCAACCTTtcgtgttttttctttttctttctttttttttttaacttcggattttctcttgtttttgtcaGCATGTTTAAAAAAGTTAAGCTCGATAATAATCATCGTATGCCAGTGTGATGTCTTTTTCttgatgttaaaaaaatgtaagcTTAATATATAACCATTATCTGCTTTCGTTATTATTATTACGGTATTACCCATGAGTAATTGATTAGTTAGACAAAAGCATTTTCAAAGTCTTATCGAAGGTACTAGTGGTATGAGTCATGTACTCTTGTGCACGGGCGCGGGCAATCCATCCTCGTGCTTCTATCAAGAAATAAAACTAAGGACAAAGTTCAAATCAGGGAATGAAACAACATACAGACAATAGAGATAGGAAAACTACAGGTGCCTGATATTGAAGCCATAAAGCTCTCCAAGCACTAAATTTTGCAATTAGTCATACAACGGCTATGAGAATGTAATGGTGGCAGATGGAACTTTCCAACCCATCAATCATGTTGGTTCTACTACGCTCACAACTCAACAGGTAATATCTCTCTTTATGATATTCTTTGTCTGTCCAACCATGGAGAAATCTCTGTTATTAGTCTTCAAGTTGTGTGATGACTATCCATGTGGGGTTTTCTTTGATgctaattgtatatatgttattGATTTACCAACTCAGAGGGTTGTCACAAAAAGACCACGTCGTGGAGGGTTTTATGTGTTGAAGAATGTAGAATTTGCAGCGTTTTACTCAAAACACGAGGTTGTAGCCAGTGATATGGTGTGGCACCAACGTTTGGGACATGCGAACTTTCAGATTCTTTAACTTCTACAATTCAACAAGGAAATTACAGTTAATAAGAGCAGCACTACTTCTGTTTGTGAAGCTTGCCAAGTGGGAAAGAGCACGAAGCttcctttttattcttctaGTTCTTCAATCAAGGAACCAATTGATCGATTACACCGTGATCTATAGAGTCGATCACCGGTTGTATCTGTTCAAGGTTTCAAATATTATGCAGTTATTTTGGATGAATTTTCTCAATACTCATGGatattttctcttgtttttgttttcttgtccaTCAACACCGGAGCAAAACGGAATGGCTGTGCAGAAACATAGACATCTCACTAAGCTTGCTTGTCTATGTTATTTGAAAGTAAAACTCCATTAAAGTTTTGGTTAGAAGCCTTCTATTTGGCCAACTTCATCAGTAACTTGCTTCCATCTCCATCTCTTAATCAGCAAAGTCAACATGAACTCTTGCTTAAGAACAAACCTGATTACTCTTTTCTCCGTATCTTTGGCTCTGCATGTTATCCATGTATGTGCTCCCTTACTCAACATAAGTTTGAACCAAAATCACTCTAGTGTGTCTTTCATGGTTATCACGCACATTATAAAATGCTACAAGTATCTTTATCCTCCTACCAGACGTGTCTATATCACCGTCATGTGATTTTTGATGAAACTTGATTTCCCTTCACATACAGATACATGGGATTGGTGACACAACACAAGATTGGAACCCTTGGTGCTTAGAAAGCTTCTGATGCCTCTAACCTGATTCCTATCTTGCCTACCCTTTCCTCCCACATCACCAATTCTCATCAAGATTCCCAGTGGCTTGAATATGTTTTGGAATATCCTCAAGGTACTCCTTGTTATGCTGATACGTTTACAAGTGATGAGCCGAGTACTTCTGCTTCACCATCGACATATCATTCAACTGTAACCAATAAAGTACTTGGTTCTCCAGATCAAGCCTCGGTCCAATCTATCCATCAGATGACAACACGGTCTAAAGCTAGTATTCGCAGACCAAACCCACATTATGCCCTTGTTGCTAGTAAAACGATTCCCTCTCTTCCCAAAACTATTGCAAAGGCGTTGAATCACCCTAGCAGGAGGCAGGATATGTTACATGAGCTCAACTCAATATATGAGAATCATACTTGGGACTTGATCCCTCCAACATCCGAGATAAATGTATTGGGTTGTCGATGGGTTTTTACTATGAAACTAAATGCTGATGGCACTGTCAACACGTTGAAAGCTCGTCCTGTGGCCAAAGGCTTCAATCAAGAGGCTGGTCTGGATTTTACTAAAACCTATAGTCTTGTTATATGGTCCAGCCTCCAGGATTTGAAGATCTTAGCAAACCAATTCATGTTTGTTCGTTAAGAAAGGCTCTTTACGGTTTAAAACAGGCTCCATGGGCGTGGTTCGACAAAAGATGGAGGTGGCAAAGACCGGGCATTGTTTTAGCGATCGCTAAAGCAACGTCATCACCACTATATACGTAACTATTGCCGTATACCTTCAATGTTCTCAGATTGGGACAAGACTGACCTACACCTTTCAAAAGCTCTTCTTCGATAAGCCGGAAAGAAAACTCAACTTCTTCAAGCAATGGGAGTTTTCGACTGCGGTCGTTATTCCAAGGAAGTCGACAACTCTatgggtgtgaatggttgcagcggttgggGCGGAAAAATCCATATGCGGATTAGAtcgctttttatttaccattcactATACGTAGTCCGCAGTGGTGCGGTCCacagaaaacagaaacaaaaccccAGTGGTCCAACTGCGGACCGCTTTTCCTTACAAATAGAGCTGGACCGCAGCGGTCCATTGTCCACACTTAAAACATAGCGGTCTGATCCGCAGATAGATTTGTCTGTCCTGACCGCAGTTACCATTCCTgaccgcagttaccattcagACCCTAAGGCGTCTCAGATTACTTGATCTACAAATACTTACAATACAGAGTTATAACATGATTTGATCATgagaacaacaaattaaaatgcaaaaatttTATTCATAGAATCTTTCCAATTATATTTATCAAACTAGACAGAACTAAGAATTATTCATGAGTTACTCGCAGAACCTATACCACCAAATAAACCTTATTGAACACTGCGAAATAGAATGCATTAAAAATGCTGAACCGTTCAACAAATTTTTGACCTCTTAAACTTGCAAAGCAAGTAATAGTAATTAAATGTTTCAAGTGATGAGAAGAAACAgttataaatgtatataatcTTGATAATTTTGGCTATAATCCTCACAATTTAGGGGCAAATCATATCACTTAAACTATTAATGAAAAACTAGAAGATATATTTAATCAAGTCAAGGtcaattaatcaaaataatttcagGAAGAAATTTGCATAAAACACTAGAAACCTGTTGGCGGTGTAAGTGAGAGAATCGCTCCCTATTACAAAGTTGATCTCCAGCATGCCGCCATGCCCTGACGCACACACAGCTATCCAAACAatggtttagactttagagtatCCAATTTTTAGAAGCATATTATTTTAGACAAATAATTTTTGgctttttatgttaaaaaaaaaattataagatattttattatgattaaattttattggaccttttgttttacatatgtTTGTGGCTTTAAGTTAATCAAATATTTCttatgttaaaaaatatatatattgcgtGTAGTTGATAAATTTATTAGTGAAGTTTTGATTTCGAACAAAATATTAAACgattacaaaaaattaaaatatatataattttactatTACTGTTTTTTTCTACAAAGTGTATATGTTATTTGgtatatgttttgtgttttggttgttaACATTTAATTACTTTGGACCGGCCCGAAAAAAACCACAAGTAAAGTTAGTTTCAGAGTTTCAGGCCTCTACGAAAAATACTATATTGATTAATATTAACTTTCCAATTTTAtcgagaaaataaattaaacctTTCCTATTCCAACTTCAACCCAAATTCAAATAGGTAAACATTCTTAAAACCCTGGCTAAAACCCTAATGACGATAGCAGGGGCGATTGCGGCGCCGTCTTCCCCAGTCTCTTAGATTTGGTGGTAGCGAGCCTTTTCCTCGGTTTTTCgagtgtttttttggtttttgcctTCTTTTCGTTTgggttttcttgattttgaacGGTGTCCGGGTGCAGCTACTAGTTTCTTTAAAGGTTACTGCTTTTTGTCATTGAGTAAGGCTTTGGGTTTGTGAGGCATGGATCGTGCGAGAGAATTGAGGCAGCAAGGGGATCGGTGCGGGGTCGAACAGTATCGGAGAAGCGAAGGAGGCTTGTCTGGGGCAGGGGGAAGCAGATCGGAGTCTCAAAGTCGAAGACGAGGAGTGTCATCAAGCCATTACCGGGGTGAATCATCGAGTGCTTTGTCAATGAAGCGAACTACGGAGGATACAATCATTCGGATTCCAAGGTTCGACAATTTGGATCTGGTGGAGAAATTCCAAAAGTCTCTGGTGGGGAGGATGTTCCATTCAGAAGGTCGTAGTATTGATGCTCTGATAACTTTTATGCCAAGGGCAAGAATATGGGATATTGAAGGAAGGGTCCATGTTTTAAACCTGGGGAATGGGAGActtcagtttgattttgatgagatGGCGGATTTGGAAAAAGTTCTAGAAAGGAGACCTTGCCATTTTAATCAATGGAGTTTCTCGTTGGAGAGATGGGAGGCTAATGTAAGGGAAGATTTCCCAAATACTATGCTTTTTTGGGTGAAAGTATCAGGTGTCCCCCCGTACTATAGGAAGGATGCAGCTTACCAAAGCATTGGTGAGGCTCTAGGTGCGGTAGTTTCTGTGGATGCGGCTGGAGAGAAAGTGCAAGTCTCGCTGAATGGTGACCTGCCCCTTCAATTCGAAAGGCGGGTAGCTTTTGACAATGGTGATGAGGTTAAAGTTAAGTTAAGCTATGAGGGATTGTACCGCTACTGTTTCACGTGTAAGAAATTCTCTCATGAGGAACATACTTGTCCAGAGCTGACTGATGCAGAAAGAGAAAGGAACAGGAAGATGCGCGCAGATGCTTTGGCGGAAACGACAAAATACAAACGCTCTGGGGAACCTAAGGTTAGAGGGGCTTTGGCCAGTCGGGGGAGTCGAGATGATTCCGTTAGCAGTTTCCCACGACATGATGGAAGGAGGGAGAGAGACCTTCGAGAAGACCTTCAGTTTAGAAGAGACCATCGTAGTAAACAGGTTTGGAACAGATTAGAGGAGCCAACCCTTAATTATGGTACCTGTTATCGGGAGCGCTTTCATCCTTATGGAGGAGACAGTTTTCGTTCGCGGGGCTATCTGAAAGAGGATATTCATTTCTCAAACTCCTATGCCCGGCGAAGACATGAGATTAGGAGTCCCCTGAGGGAGAAAGCTACGAGAGCTGACTCTAGACGACGATGTAAAGATCCGGTCGAAGCCTCAGATTCACAAAGAACAGTTTCAGACCTTCCAACTGATGCGTATAGGTCGCTTCGCTATAGAAAGGAATATCGAGATAGTCGTCATGAGAAAGTGTATAAGAAGTCTGATGGTTTTGTCCCTAACAAAGAAGGGTATGTATCACGAAAGGAGTATGTCCCAAAAAAAGTTGATTCTCATGTTAAGGAAAATGTTCTAGTGGTCAATGCTGAGAAAACTGCTGAACCAGAAGAAACGAGACTTCCCCCTCCCCCACCAATTCCGAAGTTTGTGGCTCCTTCTGCCCCTTTGGGTAAGGATTGTCCTAGAACGGTGCCTGCGAATGGGGAGGATATTGTTATACAGCAGCCGGTAATCTCTGAGAGGCTAGACGAGGAAAACTTGGGGTTTGAAATGTATGCGGAAATGGTGGACAATGATGATCTTCTTGAGGAAGAGGAAATGGAAGTGGATGAATATCTACAAGCTGAGGGTTTATTGATTGATAGTGTGTTAGTGGAACAAACGCCAGAAGTGGGAGCTGAGAGATCTGAGGCGATAAGTCTTTTGGACCCTGCGATGCCAGCTTCCAGCTCTCGAAAATTGACCAAGAAACAAGGTAAGAATCCGCCtgtgaaaaagaaagataaagatcATCTTCCCTCCTCAACGACTAGGGAGGTCCCTGCAAGAGGCTTGGAAAAAGATCTTCCACCAGGCTCACGAAGAGCGGTAAGAAGTCCAGAGATTGTTGGCATGGCTTCTAGAAAGACCAATGCCCTGAGGGGTCGTTCCTCTCCCAAAAAAAGGTCCGTTTCGAGACGACCAAAAACTGTTGCTGTCCCTCGTAGTGAGGTGTTTCCTTCTGCGCTACGCAAGAAGTCTTCTGCTAAACCAGGTTCTGTGGGGTCCCAGAAACCACCCAGTACTGATAAATGACGACAATCTCTTGGAACTGTCAAGGAGCAGCTGCTTACTTGACAATCGAGCACCTGTGGGAGCTCCGCCGTAGTTTTTTTcctgatttcttttttctttcagaaacaaaatagtttttcttttatgcaaGACATTCAATTTCATTTTGGTTATGATAGTTTATTTACCGTTGAGCCTTCGGGCAGAAGCGGGGGTTTAGCTTTGTACTATATGAATTCTTCAGCAGTTACTATTATTTTCTCTAATGATCGGATGATAGATATTGAGGCTTCTATTGAGGGACATACCGTGTTTATGACCTTCATCTATGGTGATCCGGTTGTTGCTTACCGCGATGTGGTGTGGGAACGGTTGGTTCATGATcggagattttaatgagattACCGGAAACCATGAAAAGAAGGGAGGACGACGTCGCTTGGAGAACTCTTTCATCCCGTTTCGTACCATGCTTGCGGACTGTGGAATGCTGGAATTCCCTTTCAAAGGGAATCATTTCTCATGGGTAGGAAGACGAAGCAATGGTAAAGTTCAATGTTGCCTTGATCGAGCTGTTGGTAATGAAGAATGGCATAATCTCTTTTCCCACACGAATGTGGAGTACCTAAAACTATGGGGATCAGATCATCGGCCGGTTTTGGCCAGAATCAAGTCTCGAGATAGACGGATTCAGAGGAGTTTTAAATTTGACATACGTTGTTTGGGAAAGCCAGGGTTTAAGGACGCAGTGGCGGAAGGATGGGGTGGAAAAGAGAGTTTGGATGATGGAAATGTGTTTGAAAAGATTGTAGCATGCCGCAAATCCATCTcttcatggaaaaaaaaataacttgtcCAATTCGGAAAAAGACATAGAATTATTGAAATCCAAGCTCGATGAAGCTCAATGCAGTGATAGTGCTACCTCTGACGAAGAACTTGCTTTGAAATGGCGTTTATGCGGAGCTTTAAGAGATGAGGAGATCTActggaaacaaaaaagtagAGCTACTTGGATGCGGGAAGGAGACCGCAACACAAAGTATTTCCATGCCACTACCAAGCAAAGAAGAGCTCGTAATCGGATTATTAGCATCAAAGACGAGAATGGGCTGTTAGTGGAAACTGAAGATGGCATTGAGGAGGTTGCAACACGGTATTTTCAGACCCTCTTCACAGCCTCGACCACCAGTGGTTCGGAAGATGCTCTCCGTTATGTGGATAGCCGTGTCTCCCCAGAAACTAATGCCGTTTTGTCTCGCGACTTCTCTGACTCTGAAATTAAAAAGGCGGTTTTTAGCATTAACCCTGATAAAGCACCGGGCTCGGATGGTATGACCAGTCTctttttcaaaagttttgggGTGTCATAGGGAAGGATATCATCAAAATGGTGCGTACTTTTGGGGAAACAGGGATACTAGACCCGAGGATTAACCAGACGAACATATGTCTGATCCCGAAAAATGAGAGACCAAGAGCGATGTCAGAATTCTGTCCAATCAGCTTATGCAATGTTAGCTACAAGATTATCTCAAAAGTCCTCTGCAACCACTTAAAAGGAGCCCTCCCGAACCTGATATCGGAGACACAATCAGCCTTTGTGGCTAGGCGTTTAATTACGGACAACATTCTGCTTGCACAAGAGAATTTCCATGCTCTCCGAACAAACCCAATATGCAAAGCAAAGTTCGTGGCgatcaaaacggatatgagcaagGCCTACGACAGGGTGGAATGGTTGTTCCTTGAAGCTCTGATGGATAAGCTGGGATTCTGTGAGAAATGGAGAAG from Camelina sativa cultivar DH55 chromosome 2, Cs, whole genome shotgun sequence includes the following:
- the LOC104727527 gene encoding uncharacterized protein LOC104727527 translates to MSLMKKRTRRRKKRRSRKKKRRTKKKTRKKKTRSRKKNRRRKKKSDRKDEEEEGPLPKGRYWQQPMVPHCSGYVLKLEMSWTQLRKHTKGISHAYLGHPRLSQLERKAMVLATSGDDKKVKLWEAPKSQSL